A portion of the Acidisarcina polymorpha genome contains these proteins:
- a CDS encoding carboxymuconolactone decarboxylase family protein, translating into MAEISDFGTFGRFQETPVGEMSPEMKDAYDFTMKLRGVVPGPHKIWLANPALSKTIVPTGYYYQKESTLTKAEIEIVTNIINGQWRAAYGNYEHEQIGEKQGHLEPKSVEALIAGLPTSFSDPREQSICELALALANHRVVPTGLYKRCKDLLGDAGIVDVTVLMGWFTMVSLTLMAFDVPSNAVGIDQ; encoded by the coding sequence ATGGCAGAAATTAGCGATTTTGGTACCTTCGGCCGTTTTCAGGAGACGCCGGTCGGTGAGATGTCGCCGGAGATGAAAGATGCCTACGACTTCACGATGAAGCTTCGCGGTGTAGTGCCCGGTCCTCATAAGATTTGGCTGGCAAACCCGGCATTGTCCAAGACGATCGTTCCAACTGGCTATTACTACCAGAAGGAGTCCACTCTCACTAAGGCTGAGATCGAGATCGTGACGAACATCATCAATGGTCAGTGGCGGGCGGCATACGGCAACTATGAACATGAACAAATAGGCGAGAAGCAAGGCCACCTTGAACCAAAGAGCGTCGAGGCTCTAATTGCAGGCCTGCCGACATCGTTTTCGGATCCGCGAGAGCAGTCAATTTGTGAACTCGCTCTAGCGCTTGCTAATCATCGCGTCGTTCCAACAGGGCTGTATAAGCGATGCAAGGATCTCCTGGGCGACGCCGGCATTGTCGATGTTACGGTTCTCATGGGTTGGTTCACGATGGTGTCTCTAACTCTGATGGCCTTCGACGTACCATCGAACGCTGTCGGTATCGATCAGTAA
- a CDS encoding helix-turn-helix transcriptional regulator, whose amino-acid sequence MDDDARKAELARFLRTRRSMIQPETVGLAGGPRRRTPGLRREEVAALAQVGLAWYTWLEQSRDIQVSKEVIERIAKALRLSHSDTAYFRSLAGKEIAKTEQGGSEELRDVQRLLDGFTAGPAMLWNERFDCLAFNHLADVIYDWSESPSPFGRNLAWRNFMDPARRGFYDERTLRSGVGLLRVRYAKHIGEPGFESLVATLLESSTTFRRFWNEQQTASLDPLSFDIAHPKFGTLRIRSIRALYPALPESTLAFVTPDNKATEDVFRKIDSFGRRRRD is encoded by the coding sequence ATGGACGACGACGCCCGGAAGGCCGAGTTGGCGAGATTTCTTCGTACACGACGGTCGATGATCCAGCCGGAAACAGTAGGTTTGGCAGGAGGACCGCGGCGAAGAACCCCGGGATTGAGGCGAGAGGAAGTTGCCGCCTTGGCTCAAGTTGGGCTGGCTTGGTATACATGGCTTGAACAAAGCCGGGATATTCAGGTCTCCAAGGAGGTCATAGAGCGCATAGCGAAGGCGTTGCGTCTATCGCACTCCGATACTGCTTATTTTCGGTCTCTAGCCGGTAAAGAGATCGCGAAGACTGAACAAGGTGGAAGCGAGGAACTCCGAGACGTACAGCGTTTGCTCGATGGCTTCACTGCAGGACCAGCGATGCTCTGGAACGAACGCTTCGACTGTCTGGCCTTCAATCACTTGGCCGACGTGATCTACGACTGGTCTGAGTCGCCATCACCGTTCGGACGAAATCTAGCTTGGAGGAATTTCATGGACCCCGCGAGACGCGGCTTTTATGACGAACGTACCCTGCGTAGCGGTGTGGGTTTGCTGCGGGTGCGATATGCCAAACATATCGGTGAGCCGGGATTTGAGTCGTTGGTCGCCACTTTGCTCGAAAGCAGTACTACTTTTCGACGTTTCTGGAATGAGCAACAGACAGCATCGCTTGACCCTTTGTCGTTCGACATTGCACACCCCAAATTCGGGACTCTCCGAATACGCTCAATCCGGGCACTCTACCCTGCGCTGCCGGAAAGCACGCTGGCTTTTGTCACACCTGATAACAAAGCAACCGAGGACGTATTTAGGAAGATCGACAGTTTCGGTCGGCGCAGGCGCGACTGA
- a CDS encoding TetR/AcrR family transcriptional regulator — translation MGDDEILRADARANRDRILDMARDALAADPLASLNSIAKAAGVGAGTLYRHFPSRESLVLGVYRKEIDTLVALAPTLLSKQPPLKAFRTWCDRFAQSLKMKYGVADIVHAAQSEQDVQETYTPMLGAVRQLMRACEVSGEIRPGTDPEDFLVFIGLLWRIPPTPAGEARVRRILALAFRGLGAKQ, via the coding sequence ATGGGCGACGACGAAATTCTGCGCGCCGACGCGCGGGCCAACAGAGATCGCATCCTGGATATGGCGCGCGACGCGCTCGCCGCTGATCCGTTGGCTTCCCTCAACTCCATCGCCAAGGCCGCCGGGGTTGGAGCCGGTACGCTCTATCGGCACTTTCCAAGCCGCGAATCCTTGGTGCTTGGGGTGTATCGGAAAGAGATCGACACGTTGGTGGCGCTTGCTCCGACGCTGTTGAGCAAGCAGCCGCCGCTCAAGGCATTTCGTACCTGGTGCGATCGGTTCGCGCAATCATTAAAGATGAAGTACGGTGTTGCAGATATCGTTCATGCCGCGCAGTCGGAGCAAGACGTTCAAGAAACCTACACGCCCATGTTGGGCGCGGTTCGCCAACTGATGCGCGCATGCGAGGTGTCGGGCGAGATCCGTCCCGGAACAGACCCTGAAGACTTCCTGGTATTCATAGGTTTGTTGTGGCGAATCCCACCTACGCCAGCCGGAGAGGCGCGGGTCAGGAGAATCCTTGCACTTGCCTTTCGTGGCTTGGGGGCCAAGCAGTGA
- a CDS encoding S10 family serine carboxypeptidase-like protein — MILSDCPVLLIAFFALASIYAPRRLAAQGLQESHDDSAARSAQVADLRPPGDAVTKGMVSLRSGHPLPFTAHAGILVVGGTDAEDLQISAPDKLTGTVSLPDGSAIAAMSYVAYFADDADQRRRPIVFLYDGGPSVSTRTMLMASFGPVVADLPGLHHFAGGPYNFENNADSLLDVADLVFVDPPGTGYGHIQGRDAARSFYGIDGDAAAFDRFIRRFLSKYSRWESPKYLFGHSYGTVRNAVLARMLEENGVDLNGIIADGCFLNQDDFPDAASGIPDTDNPYILQLSTFAATAWFHHKVVGASGDLEPWLRTVERYAAGPYATALLAGSDLSPAEEQTVATQLGQFTGLPAQVWVRAHLRLQAAEFETLLLNDQALITGRQDTRYTAPALHPLSTKPGYDASSVKSSLILAVTHTYMHGTLKFGMGLNYQPDADVPGHWDNFHATDETKSWLRRLQCAP; from the coding sequence ATGATCTTGTCTGACTGCCCTGTTCTATTAATCGCCTTCTTTGCTCTTGCGTCGATCTATGCTCCGCGCCGGCTAGCGGCGCAAGGCCTGCAAGAGTCTCATGATGACAGCGCGGCGCGTAGCGCCCAGGTGGCCGATCTGAGGCCACCTGGCGACGCAGTGACCAAGGGCATGGTGTCGCTCCGGAGCGGACACCCCCTGCCTTTTACCGCGCATGCGGGCATTCTGGTGGTTGGCGGGACCGATGCTGAAGACCTGCAAATCTCTGCTCCAGACAAGCTGACAGGAACTGTCAGCCTACCGGATGGCAGCGCAATTGCGGCGATGTCCTATGTAGCCTACTTCGCGGATGACGCCGATCAACGCAGGCGGCCGATCGTCTTTCTCTACGATGGCGGCCCCAGCGTTTCCACCAGGACCATGCTCATGGCCAGTTTCGGTCCCGTCGTGGCAGACCTGCCCGGCCTCCACCATTTTGCGGGAGGTCCTTACAACTTCGAGAACAACGCAGACTCGCTGCTCGACGTGGCAGACCTGGTCTTCGTCGATCCTCCGGGTACCGGGTATGGTCACATTCAGGGTCGCGATGCAGCCCGAAGCTTTTACGGCATCGACGGAGATGCGGCCGCGTTCGACCGCTTCATCCGCCGATTTCTAAGTAAGTACTCCCGCTGGGAGTCGCCGAAGTACCTCTTCGGCCACAGCTACGGCACGGTGCGCAACGCCGTGCTTGCCCGCATGCTGGAGGAGAACGGCGTCGATCTGAATGGCATCATCGCTGACGGCTGCTTCCTGAACCAGGACGACTTTCCAGATGCCGCGTCGGGTATACCGGACACCGACAACCCATACATCCTGCAACTATCCACCTTTGCCGCGACCGCCTGGTTTCATCACAAGGTCGTGGGAGCGAGCGGTGACCTCGAGCCATGGTTGCGCACCGTGGAGCGGTATGCGGCAGGACCATATGCGACCGCCCTGCTGGCCGGAAGCGATCTGTCGCCAGCCGAGGAGCAGACCGTCGCAACGCAGTTAGGGCAGTTCACTGGACTGCCCGCCCAGGTCTGGGTGAGGGCACATCTGCGCCTTCAGGCGGCGGAGTTTGAAACTCTGCTCCTGAACGATCAGGCGTTAATTACCGGACGCCAAGACACGCGGTACACCGCCCCTGCATTGCATCCTCTCTCGACGAAACCCGGGTATGACGCTTCGAGCGTGAAAAGCTCCCTCATCCTTGCTGTAACCCACACGTACATGCACGGTACGCTCAAATTCGGCATGGGGCTGAACTATCAGCCGGACGCCGATGTGCCAGGCCACTGGGATAACTTCCATGCGACCGACGAGACAAAAAGCTGGTTAAGGCGGCTTCAATGTGCTCCCTGA
- a CDS encoding carboxymuconolactone decarboxylase family protein, with translation MSKTNDDLGGRIALSEPSGLSASQQSLYKVIDETAVPWADASGFVAKVEDGRLIGPFNTVLESPELGGAFLSFQNAEQNMTSLTERVRQIVILTVGSVWKAPYELYAHAAVARTVGLPERTIEELAKGEVATGLPKEEQLAQQFTKQLALERTVTQELFDRAKEAFGTRGLVDMVFLAGCYEIVCSLLNTFAVPAPGNEPGKQIASQVSG, from the coding sequence GTGTCTAAGACGAATGACGATCTCGGTGGCCGCATTGCGTTGTCAGAACCAAGTGGGCTGTCCGCCAGCCAGCAAAGCCTCTACAAGGTGATCGACGAAACTGCTGTTCCTTGGGCCGACGCCTCCGGTTTTGTGGCGAAGGTAGAGGACGGCCGGCTCATCGGACCTTTCAACACTGTTTTAGAAAGCCCGGAACTCGGAGGTGCTTTTCTATCGTTCCAGAATGCAGAACAGAACATGACAAGCTTGACTGAGCGAGTGCGTCAAATTGTGATCCTCACTGTTGGATCTGTCTGGAAGGCGCCATACGAGTTGTATGCTCATGCTGCTGTCGCGCGAACCGTGGGGCTCCCGGAGCGTACCATTGAGGAGCTTGCGAAGGGTGAGGTTGCAACAGGTCTGCCGAAAGAAGAACAACTGGCGCAGCAGTTTACAAAACAACTTGCGCTGGAGCGAACCGTCACACAGGAACTATTTGATCGAGCCAAGGAGGCGTTCGGAACTCGAGGTCTCGTCGATATGGTTTTCCTTGCAGGGTGTTATGAGATCGTGTGCTCCCTGCTGAACACGTTTGCTGTTCCGGCACCCGGCAACGAGCCTGGCAAGCAGATCGCCTCCCAGGTGAGCGGATGA
- a CDS encoding LysR family transcriptional regulator, with translation MLDLNDVRVFTVVARKGTFSAAGRELRIPTSTVARATTRLEKHLEVLLLRRSPQGVSLTDAGAEFLVSCNHALRTIRIGSERLQERRVNPRGLIRVCSPIALANGLLVQILPEFLRKFPEIRIAIETYTDDFEREPKNDVDVFFKIVPPRNSVRRMRKFPCTLRGLFASKEYVQCVGKPEDPHELLAHACIGAETWQLTNVSSQVTEIAPTFRVTTCDPVVMCDLVLRGLGIAILPLYMVRQPAICARFVQILPQWHPKPALVSALYFGPAALAPKIKVFSDFVEEIIGTDRDPRVKEAPFEGLFGKPDEA, from the coding sequence ATGCTGGACCTTAATGATGTGCGGGTGTTCACGGTCGTAGCGCGCAAGGGGACGTTTAGCGCCGCCGGCAGAGAGCTACGCATTCCGACATCGACTGTCGCACGTGCAACAACCAGATTGGAAAAGCATTTGGAGGTGCTTCTCCTGAGGAGAAGTCCACAGGGCGTTTCACTCACGGATGCGGGCGCGGAGTTTCTTGTCAGCTGTAATCATGCCCTTCGGACGATCAGGATTGGAAGCGAAAGGTTACAGGAACGGCGCGTCAATCCCCGCGGTCTCATCAGGGTCTGCAGTCCCATCGCTTTGGCTAACGGCCTGCTAGTCCAGATACTCCCCGAGTTCTTGCGCAAGTTCCCAGAAATCCGTATTGCGATCGAGACGTACACAGATGACTTTGAACGAGAGCCCAAAAATGACGTGGACGTATTTTTCAAGATCGTGCCGCCGAGAAATTCGGTGAGGCGCATGCGAAAGTTCCCCTGTACCCTGCGAGGTTTGTTCGCGAGTAAAGAGTATGTTCAGTGTGTTGGAAAGCCGGAGGATCCCCACGAACTGCTCGCACATGCTTGCATCGGTGCAGAGACGTGGCAATTGACGAACGTTTCGTCTCAAGTCACCGAAATAGCCCCGACATTCCGGGTTACTACTTGCGATCCAGTCGTGATGTGCGATCTGGTTCTAAGGGGTCTCGGGATTGCTATTCTACCGCTCTATATGGTGAGACAACCAGCAATTTGTGCGCGGTTCGTTCAGATATTGCCTCAGTGGCATCCGAAACCTGCGTTAGTCTCGGCTCTATACTTCGGTCCGGCTGCATTGGCGCCTAAGATCAAGGTTTTCTCGGACTTCGTGGAAGAGATCATTGGTACAGACCGGGATCCGCGTGTGAAGGAGGCGCCTTTCGAGGGATTGTTCGGAAAACCCGACGAAGCGTAA
- a CDS encoding alpha/beta fold hydrolase: MKRVNAGVLQVGYLESGPADGSPVVLLHGFPYDVRTYDLVARSLSAAGRRVIVPYLRGFGPTHFLHRGTPRVGQQAALGSDLLSLLDALSIQRATVAGYDWGGRAACVVAALWPERVNGLLSCGTGYNLQNSSEALKADRPEKERWRWYWFYLNSERGQAALREDRAGFCRYLWQDFSPTWAFNDVTYAQTAASFDNADFAEIVLHSYRYRIGAVPGDPHLEAMEQQLSAKPKITVPTIILQGADDGVDRPVAPEEIKPHFTALRRLTTLDHVGHNLPQEDPDAFAAAVLELG, from the coding sequence GTGAAGCGAGTCAATGCAGGCGTTCTGCAGGTTGGATACTTAGAATCAGGTCCCGCTGACGGTTCGCCGGTGGTGCTGCTGCATGGATTTCCGTATGACGTTCGTACTTATGATCTAGTCGCGCGTAGCTTGAGTGCGGCAGGCCGGCGTGTGATTGTTCCTTACCTTCGCGGATTTGGTCCAACGCACTTCCTGCATCGTGGGACGCCGCGTGTGGGTCAGCAAGCGGCACTTGGCTCTGACCTCCTTTCGCTGCTGGATGCGCTCTCGATCCAACGGGCGACAGTTGCGGGCTATGATTGGGGCGGTCGAGCCGCCTGCGTGGTAGCCGCGCTGTGGCCAGAGAGGGTCAACGGACTCTTGAGTTGCGGCACCGGGTATAACCTACAAAACTCCAGCGAAGCGCTGAAAGCTGACAGACCAGAAAAGGAACGCTGGCGCTGGTATTGGTTTTATCTCAACTCCGAGCGAGGTCAGGCGGCGCTCAGGGAAGACCGTGCCGGTTTTTGCCGTTACCTGTGGCAAGACTTCTCGCCTACGTGGGCGTTCAACGACGTGACATATGCCCAGACGGCGGCTTCCTTCGACAATGCAGATTTCGCGGAAATAGTCCTGCACTCGTATCGGTACAGGATTGGTGCAGTGCCCGGCGACCCGCATTTGGAGGCGATGGAGCAGCAGCTTTCGGCGAAGCCGAAGATTACTGTACCAACTATCATTCTCCAAGGCGCAGACGATGGCGTAGACCGACCGGTCGCTCCGGAAGAGATCAAGCCGCACTTTACGGCACTCCGCCGACTCACGACGCTCGATCACGTAGGTCACAATCTCCCGCAGGAAGATCCCGATGCGTTCGCGGCAGCGGTCCTGGAGTTAGGGTAG
- a CDS encoding aldo/keto reductase, with the protein MQYRKLGNTGLDVSPICIGCMGFGEPGRAYPSWSLDEETSRSLIRHAIEAGINFFDTANMYSNGGSEEILGKALKDFANRDSVVIATKVASATHNGPNAIGLSRKAIMKEIDHSLQRLGTDYVDLYQIHRRDQLTPWEETLEALHDLVKMGKVRYIGASSMKTWEFSKALHLQKANGWVRFVSLQDTYNLLTREEEREMLPLCIDEGVQTIVYSPLARGRLPRSWGESSARSEAEAAAGHSDDTNAESNRKIVEAVGAVATERGVSQASVALAWLRTKPVVAAPIVGALKAKHIDDAIASFAVNLTDEEVGRLESPYTPRVDYQGVSDPAMLAHAIEATTGFRASAD; encoded by the coding sequence ATGCAATACAGAAAGCTTGGTAACACGGGTCTGGACGTCTCTCCGATCTGCATCGGCTGTATGGGATTTGGTGAGCCCGGCCGCGCCTACCCCAGTTGGTCACTCGATGAGGAAACGAGCCGTTCGCTGATCCGCCACGCAATCGAGGCGGGAATCAACTTCTTCGACACCGCCAATATGTATTCAAACGGGGGGAGCGAGGAGATCCTGGGCAAGGCCCTGAAGGATTTCGCCAACCGCGATAGTGTCGTCATCGCCACCAAGGTAGCTTCCGCTACCCACAACGGACCCAACGCGATTGGGTTGTCACGGAAAGCGATCATGAAAGAGATCGACCACAGTCTGCAGCGGCTTGGCACCGACTATGTCGATCTATATCAAATCCATCGTCGCGATCAGCTCACACCCTGGGAAGAGACCCTGGAAGCGCTTCACGATTTGGTCAAAATGGGCAAAGTGCGCTACATCGGTGCTTCTTCCATGAAGACATGGGAGTTCAGTAAAGCGTTGCACCTCCAGAAAGCAAATGGCTGGGTACGCTTCGTATCCTTACAGGACACCTACAATCTCCTCACGCGCGAAGAAGAACGCGAGATGCTTCCGCTGTGCATCGATGAAGGCGTTCAGACTATCGTTTACAGCCCGCTTGCGCGCGGCCGCCTCCCTCGATCGTGGGGAGAAAGCTCGGCAAGGTCGGAAGCTGAAGCCGCCGCCGGTCATAGCGACGACACAAACGCGGAAAGCAATCGGAAAATCGTGGAGGCTGTGGGCGCAGTTGCAACAGAACGTGGCGTGAGCCAAGCGAGCGTTGCATTAGCCTGGCTGCGTACCAAGCCTGTAGTTGCCGCGCCTATCGTAGGCGCACTCAAGGCCAAGCACATCGACGATGCCATCGCGTCGTTTGCGGTCAACTTGACGGATGAAGAGGTAGGCCGGCTGGAGTCGCCGTATACGCCGCGTGTGGATTACCAGGGTGTATCTGACCCAGCCATGCTTGCCCATGCGATTGAGGCGACGACCGGATTCCGGGCATCCGCCGACTGA
- a CDS encoding NADP-dependent oxidoreductase, producing the protein MEIVATQFGDPDVLKAVNTEPRTPLKGEVAIRLRAIGVNHRDYKIYADPSYTRSRGQNLPTFPLRLGVEAAGVVTAVGPEAVGPAGPIIAGDEVIAYRIDGAYAEEIVVSASQVVPKPDQLSWEQAATMMLDGTTAVHALAAVRIRRGETVLLHAAAGGVGLAAVQLAVMGGIRVIGTASEKDFEMLRRYDVEPVEYGPGLLNRVNAVVPGGVDAALDFVGSDEALDVSLELVRDRSRIATIVAFDRAKDIGIQAIGGAAGEDPSGLEVRKYARLRLTALVDAGAYDVIVGRVYPLSRAADAHWLLSKGGSGGRIALVP; encoded by the coding sequence ATGGAGATTGTTGCGACTCAATTTGGAGACCCCGATGTGCTCAAAGCTGTCAACACCGAGCCGCGAACGCCCCTGAAAGGAGAGGTTGCGATCCGACTTCGCGCGATCGGTGTGAACCATCGAGACTACAAGATCTACGCAGACCCTTCGTATACAAGATCGCGTGGTCAGAATCTGCCAACTTTTCCTTTGCGCCTTGGAGTGGAGGCAGCGGGCGTGGTGACTGCAGTGGGTCCAGAGGCAGTCGGACCAGCAGGGCCGATCATAGCCGGAGACGAGGTGATCGCGTATCGCATCGACGGAGCTTATGCGGAAGAAATCGTTGTATCAGCATCGCAGGTGGTCCCCAAGCCGGACCAGCTTTCGTGGGAACAAGCGGCGACCATGATGCTGGATGGGACGACAGCTGTGCACGCGCTTGCCGCGGTTCGTATACGGAGAGGCGAAACTGTGTTACTCCACGCGGCCGCGGGCGGCGTGGGGCTTGCGGCAGTGCAGCTTGCGGTGATGGGTGGGATTCGTGTGATCGGTACAGCTTCCGAGAAAGATTTCGAGATGCTCCGCCGATACGACGTCGAACCCGTGGAATACGGACCGGGGCTTCTTAATCGTGTCAACGCAGTTGTTCCTGGTGGCGTGGATGCCGCGCTTGATTTCGTTGGATCCGATGAGGCCCTTGATGTATCCCTGGAATTGGTCAGGGATCGCTCTCGCATCGCAACGATTGTGGCATTCGATCGGGCCAAAGACATCGGCATTCAGGCCATAGGCGGCGCGGCCGGAGAGGATCCGTCCGGCTTGGAAGTTCGCAAGTATGCTCGACTCCGCCTCACCGCGCTGGTTGATGCGGGAGCTTATGACGTGATCGTAGGGCGCGTCTACCCACTTTCTCGGGCTGCGGATGCACATTGGCTGCTATCCAAGGGCGGCTCCGGTGGGCGGATTGCTTTGGTTCCGTAG
- a CDS encoding epoxide hydrolase family protein, translating to MSSVLPYRIDIATARLDVIRDRVRAFRWDAWSEPADAGDWRYGPPIAFMRELCAYWLNDYDWRRQERAMNALPQFITRIDGVDIHFIHERGSGPNPVPLLIAHGWPYSFQSYDGIVNQLAHPERHEARAEDAFSVVIPSYPGYDFSGRPHEPMDPLAIAFLFDKLMARLGYDRYFVHGGDWGAHITSLLGFHLPDRVMGIHSTALVLREAGAQQLTGEVPSDASDEERAFVVTEYAIWQREGAYSQLHATKPAKLGYAMMDSPVGLAAWIVEAFHAWSDRKKRSFTELFTLDQLLTEVMLYLVTDAFPTSIWIYGAAKRHKITTLPPGQVVNVPTGLAAFRDPVFPMPPHQVAQRSHNVVQYTEMPCGGHFPFYEAPNLLIKDLRDFCKLVVPPTE from the coding sequence GTGTCCAGCGTTCTCCCGTACAGAATCGACATCGCCACGGCTAGACTCGACGTCATCCGAGATCGCGTTCGTGCGTTTCGCTGGGACGCCTGGAGTGAGCCCGCCGACGCGGGCGACTGGCGGTATGGTCCACCTATAGCTTTCATGCGTGAGCTCTGCGCCTACTGGCTTAACGACTACGATTGGCGCCGGCAGGAGCGCGCCATGAACGCGTTACCCCAATTCATCACTCGTATCGACGGGGTTGACATCCACTTCATTCATGAACGAGGGTCGGGTCCAAACCCGGTCCCCCTTCTCATTGCGCATGGCTGGCCCTACTCGTTTCAGTCGTACGACGGCATCGTCAATCAACTCGCTCATCCTGAGCGACATGAAGCACGTGCCGAAGACGCTTTCAGCGTCGTCATTCCATCCTATCCGGGATACGATTTCTCGGGCCGTCCCCATGAACCCATGGACCCGCTCGCTATCGCCTTTCTCTTCGACAAGCTGATGGCGAGGCTTGGGTACGACCGCTACTTCGTGCACGGCGGCGACTGGGGAGCCCACATTACCAGCCTACTGGGCTTTCACCTTCCCGACCGTGTCATGGGCATTCACTCCACCGCATTGGTTCTGCGCGAAGCGGGCGCTCAGCAACTCACGGGTGAGGTGCCGAGCGATGCCAGCGACGAGGAGCGGGCTTTCGTGGTAACAGAGTATGCGATCTGGCAGCGGGAAGGGGCCTACTCACAACTGCACGCGACTAAGCCAGCTAAGCTCGGCTACGCGATGATGGACAGTCCGGTCGGCTTGGCGGCCTGGATCGTTGAGGCGTTTCATGCGTGGTCCGATCGAAAAAAGCGCAGCTTCACTGAGCTGTTCACGTTGGATCAGTTGCTGACCGAGGTCATGCTCTACCTTGTGACCGATGCTTTTCCAACTTCGATATGGATTTATGGCGCGGCAAAGCGGCATAAGATAACGACGCTTCCACCCGGCCAGGTGGTGAACGTGCCAACAGGGCTGGCAGCGTTTCGCGATCCTGTATTCCCGATGCCTCCTCATCAGGTTGCGCAACGGTCGCACAACGTGGTGCAGTACACCGAAATGCCCTGTGGAGGACACTTTCCGTTCTACGAAGCACCTAATCTTCTGATCAAAGATCTGCGCGACTTTTGCAAACTCGTAGTTCCTCCAACGGAATAA
- a CDS encoding TetR/AcrR family transcriptional regulator has product METLEPPAAKRLGRPLSFDRDKALRAALLQFWQTGYETTSVAELTHAMGITAPSLYTAFGDKQSLFLECLEKYANPGPKTTPELIAEARSAREAAQQLLELSARWFTQKDAPAGCLVASAASSGSVHAQRVRTALKKIRDANRKALQRRAERDIREGHLPGTANAHALASMTMAIVQGMSTLARDGVGQKALLDLARTAMRAWPTDQSS; this is encoded by the coding sequence ATGGAAACACTGGAGCCTCCGGCAGCGAAGCGTTTAGGACGGCCGCTCTCGTTCGATCGTGACAAGGCGCTGCGAGCCGCCTTGTTGCAGTTTTGGCAGACAGGTTACGAGACCACAAGCGTCGCAGAGCTCACCCACGCCATGGGCATTACCGCGCCCAGCCTGTACACCGCCTTCGGAGACAAGCAATCTCTCTTCCTCGAATGCCTGGAGAAATATGCGAACCCAGGACCGAAGACGACTCCTGAGCTAATTGCGGAGGCCCGCTCGGCCCGGGAGGCTGCACAGCAGCTCCTTGAGCTTTCCGCCCGGTGGTTTACGCAAAAGGACGCACCTGCCGGGTGCCTGGTGGCAAGCGCTGCGTCCAGCGGCTCAGTGCATGCCCAGCGGGTACGGACAGCCCTGAAGAAGATTCGCGACGCAAACCGGAAGGCTCTTCAAAGAAGAGCGGAACGGGACATCCGCGAGGGGCACCTGCCTGGAACGGCAAACGCGCACGCTCTCGCGTCCATGACGATGGCTATCGTTCAAGGCATGTCGACTTTGGCGAGGGACGGAGTTGGTCAAAAGGCTCTACTGGACTTGGCACGAACTGCAATGCGTGCGTGGCCAACGGATCAGTCCTCGTAA
- a CDS encoding SDR family NAD(P)-dependent oxidoreductase, whose amino-acid sequence MDLRLNGKRALVTGSTSGIGEQIARTLAAEGVQVVVHGRRKAEADRVVQEIMAAGGTALAAIGDLASDEETAEVVKVSLSAFGGIDILINNAGAFPMKPWLLSTASEWLDLYNANVGSVVRLVTQLVPPMVERKWGRVVMLGSFLGPMPGPPVANYGTTKAANIAQAVSLAKELGGTGVTANTVSPGPIRTPGMEAGARDMMTSQGQEYNFDLFEQFYVQQTRLPAGRIGSPMDIANMVAFVSSPLADFVTGANFRVDGGMMPTTN is encoded by the coding sequence ATGGATCTACGGTTGAACGGGAAGCGTGCGCTGGTTACAGGGAGCACAAGTGGGATTGGGGAACAGATCGCCAGGACGCTTGCGGCAGAAGGTGTTCAGGTGGTTGTTCATGGCAGGCGAAAGGCCGAAGCCGATCGCGTGGTGCAGGAGATCATGGCGGCGGGAGGAACGGCCCTGGCGGCCATCGGCGATCTTGCAAGCGATGAGGAGACCGCCGAGGTGGTGAAAGTGTCCCTGTCGGCCTTCGGCGGTATCGACATCCTCATCAACAACGCAGGGGCATTTCCAATGAAGCCTTGGCTGCTATCGACTGCATCGGAGTGGCTCGATTTGTATAACGCGAATGTGGGTTCGGTCGTGCGCCTGGTGACGCAGCTTGTCCCGCCGATGGTGGAGCGGAAGTGGGGCCGGGTCGTCATGCTGGGCAGCTTCCTTGGTCCCATGCCCGGTCCGCCTGTGGCGAACTACGGCACAACGAAGGCCGCCAACATCGCCCAGGCTGTGTCTTTGGCAAAGGAACTCGGCGGGACCGGCGTGACTGCAAATACAGTCAGCCCAGGCCCCATCCGGACACCCGGGATGGAAGCTGGGGCTCGCGACATGATGACCTCGCAGGGGCAGGAGTACAACTTCGACCTGTTCGAGCAGTTCTATGTCCAGCAAACCCGTCTTCCCGCTGGCAGGATTGGCTCGCCGATGGACATCGCGAACATGGTGGCTTTTGTATCCAGTCCTCTTGCCGACTTCGTCACAGGTGCCAACTTCCGCGTCGATGGCGGCATGATGCCGACAACCAACTGA